The Pseudophryne corroboree isolate aPseCor3 chromosome 2, aPseCor3.hap2, whole genome shotgun sequence genome has a segment encoding these proteins:
- the LOC135050538 gene encoding sperm acrosome membrane-associated protein 6-like codes for MAAQRSALLLCILYLLCGAELCSSCFTCLRTAAERASICRYAQSMEKMDGVECLEKIRKGFKPLENIPLPFTEINKIRAHLGGFNITVREIRPSLSAKDWTAAFDLMIKDYIKDVKSIAAKNPAERCVPRCGIQKAARVFRCDECTVQDCNAAVECPLEDIYAKERELTNILCVPPFTLPSTITVTWMLARNLRVADISYCTTIYTGEDVHILINPTRKYHEGTYACQVRDADDDVIAEMFYFLNVTRSKAIEYSELEDAFNEVVNSEFNPEEEQEPEQPPLRTSIEDMIKHKILTSTKFCVILTIALALVIMVLTILCVHLCSHATNVEDPDDV; via the coding sequence ATGGCAGCACAGCGCAGTGCGCTACTGCTCTGCATCCTGTACCTTCTCTGTGGTGCAGAGCTGTGTAGTAGCTGCTTCACCTGTCTGAGGACAGCTGCAGAAAGGGCAAGCATTTGCCGATATGCACAATCTATGGAGAAGATGGACGGCGTCGAGTGCCTGGAAAAGATACGGAAAGGGTTTAAACCTTTGGAAAACATCCCACTACCGTTTACAGAGATTAACAAGATTAGAGCACATCTGGGAGGCTTTAATATAACAGTCAGAGAGATCAGACCATCGCTCTCTGCAAAGGACTGGACAGCGGCATTTGATCTAATGATAAAGGATTACATCAAGGATGTGAAATCGATCGCAGCCAAGAACCCAGCTGAGAGGTGTGTACCCAGGTGCGGGATACAGAAAGCAGCACGGGTGTTTCGGTGTGATGAGTGCACAGTGCAGGACTGCAATGCGGCTGTAGAGTGTCCCCTGGAGGACATCTATGCGAAGGAGCGCGAACTGACCAACATTTTGTGCGTTCCACctttcaccctccccagcacaataACGGTAACATGGATGTTGGCCCGGAACCTCAGGGTAGCGGACATCAGTTATTGTACAACCATATATACGGGGGAAGATGTGCACATCCTGATTAATCCCACTCGTAAATACCACGAGGGAACGTACGCCTGTCAGGTTAGGGATGCGGACGACGATGTGATAGCGGAGATGTTTTATTTCCTGAATGTCACCCGGAGTAAAGCAATCGAATACTCCGAGCTGGAGGACGCTTTCAACGAGGTCGTGAATTCAGAATTCAATCCAGAGGAGGAGCAGGAGCCAGAGCAACCGCCGTTACGCACCAGTATTGAGGATATGATCAAGCATAAGATACTAACAAGCACCAAATTCTGCGTCATCCTCACAATCGCCTTGGCACTGGTAATCATGGTGCTgactatactgtgtgtacatctgtGCTCTCATGCAACGAATGTCGAGGATCCAGATGATGTGTGA